The following proteins are encoded in a genomic region of Saccharopolyspora antimicrobica:
- a CDS encoding phosphotransferase family protein, with the protein MDRTGSTSRVAAEVFGEHGVDLGDARRGTGWTNHTWLADELVIRVAPEPGPGDLLRELKLVELLPAEVGYPAIVDAGVRDGHEWVLSRRVVGENLDEIWPTLDDAARSRAIEQMWERARHVHRVDVDAAAPHARSRSPFFPDDPAEVDASFERIVSAGMLTERQTNSLQQALERFWAALPMAPRALNHGDLCAPNTLWHGDSVAALLDFEFAVIAPTAIDLNEMVKIAFGPGDAAEREPLQGAVREIAGSALAAAGGPDVLIGYSIMLETWMLDQDLAAAEPDLDDRANSTAMLSAFAQGDGGYFAPILP; encoded by the coding sequence ATGGACAGGACGGGCAGCACCAGCCGGGTGGCTGCGGAGGTTTTCGGCGAGCACGGGGTGGATCTCGGCGATGCCCGGCGCGGCACGGGCTGGACCAACCACACCTGGCTCGCCGACGAGCTCGTCATCCGCGTCGCGCCCGAGCCGGGTCCGGGTGACCTGCTCCGCGAGCTGAAGCTGGTCGAGCTGCTCCCGGCGGAGGTCGGATACCCGGCGATCGTCGATGCCGGCGTGCGCGACGGACACGAGTGGGTGCTCAGCCGGCGCGTGGTGGGGGAGAACCTGGACGAGATCTGGCCGACGCTGGACGACGCGGCCAGATCTCGGGCGATCGAGCAGATGTGGGAGCGCGCCCGCCACGTCCACCGCGTCGACGTCGACGCGGCCGCCCCGCACGCCCGCAGCCGCTCGCCGTTCTTCCCGGACGACCCGGCGGAGGTCGATGCTTCGTTCGAGCGGATCGTCTCGGCCGGCATGCTCACCGAACGCCAGACCAACAGCCTCCAGCAGGCGCTCGAGCGGTTCTGGGCCGCGCTGCCGATGGCGCCGCGCGCCTTGAACCACGGCGACCTGTGCGCGCCGAACACGTTGTGGCACGGGGATTCGGTCGCGGCGCTGCTGGACTTCGAATTCGCCGTCATCGCGCCCACCGCGATCGACCTCAACGAGATGGTCAAGATCGCCTTCGGGCCGGGAGATGCCGCCGAGCGCGAGCCGCTGCAGGGCGCGGTGCGCGAGATCGCCGGGTCGGCGCTGGCCGCGGCGGGTGGGCCGGACGTGCTCATCGGCTACTCGATCATGCTCGAAACCTGGATGCTGGACCAGGATCTCGCCGCGGCGGAACCGGACTTGGACGACCGAGCCAACTCGACCGCGATGCTCAGCGCCTTCGCCCAGGGCGACGGCGGGTACTTCGCCCCGATCCTGCCCTGA
- a CDS encoding DinB family protein, protein MSASRVELLRWQFEMTWSLFEFHLTELVPADFRWEPAEHCWTVRRGADGWEPDFAEVEPDPIPVPTIAWTTWHIGWWWAVTLDHAQGRPPRDRTDVEWPGEDSVVEWLRGLRAEWSAVLDRLTDAELDAPAPFPWQDDPDKTVAHMLAWVNAELMKNVAEIGQLRLLRAAGRE, encoded by the coding sequence ATGTCCGCATCGCGCGTTGAGCTGCTGCGCTGGCAGTTCGAGATGACCTGGTCGCTGTTCGAGTTCCACCTCACCGAGCTGGTGCCCGCCGACTTCCGCTGGGAACCGGCCGAGCACTGCTGGACGGTGCGGCGCGGCGCCGACGGCTGGGAACCGGACTTCGCCGAGGTGGAGCCCGACCCGATCCCGGTGCCCACGATCGCCTGGACCACCTGGCACATCGGCTGGTGGTGGGCGGTGACCCTGGACCACGCCCAGGGCAGGCCGCCGCGCGACCGCACCGATGTCGAGTGGCCGGGCGAGGACTCGGTCGTCGAGTGGTTGCGCGGGCTGCGCGCGGAGTGGTCGGCGGTGCTGGACCGGCTCACCGACGCGGAGCTGGACGCGCCCGCGCCGTTCCCGTGGCAGGACGACCCGGACAAGACCGTGGCGCACATGCTGGCATGGGTGAACGCCGAGCTGATGAAGAACGTCGCCGAGATCGGACAGCTCCGACTGCTGCGCGCCGCGGGCCGGGAGTGA
- a CDS encoding FHA domain-containing protein: MDDTRFQASETTGVATADQTMRTLLEAVPAAQGVPAPRDSEESVAGPRLVINRGPDAGTVFAIGGPNITIGRDRDCDIVVDDMTVSRVHAELRLRDGRYVVVDGGSLNGTYLNRQPVDIAELGDGDEIWIGRVRFTFRSGD, translated from the coding sequence ATGGATGACACCCGGTTCCAGGCGTCCGAAACCACTGGTGTCGCGACGGCGGACCAGACGATGCGGACGCTGCTCGAGGCCGTGCCGGCCGCTCAGGGCGTCCCGGCGCCGCGCGATTCCGAGGAGTCCGTCGCGGGGCCCCGGCTGGTGATCAACCGGGGGCCGGACGCGGGTACCGTTTTCGCGATCGGTGGCCCGAACATCACGATCGGGCGGGATCGGGACTGCGACATCGTGGTGGACGACATGACCGTGTCGCGGGTGCACGCCGAGCTGCGGCTGCGGGACGGCAGGTACGTCGTGGTGGACGGCGGTTCGCTCAACGGCACCTACCTCAACCGGCAGCCGGTGGACATCGCCGAACTGGGCGATGGTGACGAGATCTGGATCGGGCGGGTCCGCTTCACCTTCCGCAGCGGCGACTGA
- a CDS encoding sensor histidine kinase, with product MSRADSPGSGELREGAAPSLVGTLSRLRLKELLAQVQARIEEIVGLRDRMDVLLEAVLAISSELELDSVLRRIVRTAIDLVDARYGAIGVLAPDGSLSRFIYDGIDEETTRRIGHLPTGHGVLGVVIEADKPLRLEEIAGHPASVGFPQHHPPMRTFLGVPIRARQETFGRLYLTEKVGGGQFTEDDEVVLQALAGAAGIAVDNARLFEEVRRRERWLDATGEITAELLAGTDSIDALQLIAERAAELTHADFALLAVPARTDDVETGELVVTVSAGAGVEELVGRSLPVDGSVTGQVFRERVPRNVPTLSTIEGAAVELGPALAVPMRAEGTISGVLLTVRRAGAKRFDEEQLLVVSSFADQAALALQWAEAQAARRELDVLADRDRIARELHDHVIQRLFAIGMSMQGTQRRAKVPDVAGRLTEHIDQLHEVIQDLRASIFDLQVAAEHPTGFRNRVQRVVTDVVGDNPIRMTMRMAGPLDVLPPRLAEHAEAVVLEAVSNTVRHARASELSVTISLDDDLTIDVTDNGVGIASTIAHSGLHNLAERAVQMGGRCTVDRLPTGGTRVLWTAPLSPAPG from the coding sequence GTGAGCAGGGCGGACTCGCCAGGATCGGGGGAGCTGCGGGAGGGCGCCGCTCCGTCGCTGGTGGGCACGCTGTCCCGGCTGCGACTCAAGGAGCTGCTGGCCCAGGTCCAGGCGCGCATCGAAGAGATCGTCGGCCTGCGGGACCGGATGGACGTCCTGCTGGAAGCCGTGCTGGCCATCTCCTCCGAACTGGAGCTGGACTCGGTGCTGCGGCGCATCGTGCGCACCGCCATCGACCTGGTCGACGCCCGCTACGGCGCGATCGGCGTGCTGGCGCCCGACGGCTCGCTGAGCCGGTTCATCTACGACGGCATCGACGAGGAGACCACCCGCCGCATCGGGCACCTGCCGACCGGGCACGGCGTGCTGGGCGTGGTCATCGAGGCCGACAAACCGCTGCGGCTGGAGGAGATCGCCGGGCACCCGGCGTCGGTGGGATTCCCGCAGCACCACCCGCCGATGCGCACTTTCCTCGGCGTGCCGATCCGGGCCAGGCAGGAGACGTTCGGCCGGTTGTACCTGACCGAGAAGGTCGGCGGCGGCCAGTTCACCGAGGACGACGAGGTGGTGCTGCAGGCGCTGGCCGGGGCGGCCGGGATCGCGGTCGACAACGCGCGGCTGTTCGAGGAGGTCCGCCGCCGCGAGCGCTGGCTGGACGCCACCGGTGAGATCACCGCGGAACTGCTGGCGGGCACCGATTCCATCGACGCGCTGCAGCTGATCGCCGAACGCGCGGCCGAGCTGACGCACGCCGACTTCGCGCTGCTGGCGGTGCCCGCGCGCACCGACGACGTCGAGACCGGGGAACTGGTGGTGACGGTTTCGGCGGGAGCCGGTGTCGAGGAGCTGGTGGGACGGTCGCTGCCGGTCGACGGTTCGGTGACCGGGCAGGTGTTCCGGGAGCGGGTGCCGCGCAACGTCCCCACCCTGTCCACGATCGAGGGAGCCGCGGTGGAGCTCGGCCCGGCCCTCGCGGTGCCGATGCGCGCCGAGGGCACCATCTCCGGCGTCCTGCTGACCGTGCGGCGGGCCGGGGCGAAGCGGTTCGACGAGGAGCAGCTGCTGGTGGTGTCGTCCTTCGCCGACCAGGCCGCGCTGGCGCTGCAGTGGGCTGAAGCTCAGGCCGCGCGGCGCGAGCTGGACGTGCTGGCCGACCGCGACCGCATCGCCCGCGAGCTGCACGACCACGTCATCCAGCGGCTGTTCGCCATCGGCATGTCCATGCAGGGCACGCAGCGGCGGGCGAAGGTGCCCGACGTGGCGGGCCGGCTGACCGAGCACATCGACCAGCTGCACGAGGTCATCCAGGACCTCCGCGCCAGCATCTTCGACCTGCAGGTCGCCGCCGAGCACCCGACCGGGTTCCGCAACCGGGTGCAGCGCGTGGTCACCGACGTGGTGGGCGACAACCCGATCCGGATGACCATGCGGATGGCCGGGCCGCTGGACGTGCTGCCGCCGAGGCTGGCCGAGCACGCCGAGGCGGTGGTGCTGGAAGCGGTGAGCAACACCGTCCGGCACGCGCGTGCTTCGGAGCTGTCGGTGACCATCTCGCTGGACGACGACCTCACCATCGACGTCACCGACAACGGCGTCGGCATCGCGAGCACGATCGCGCACAGCGGACTGCACAACCTGGCCGAGCGGGCGGTGCAGATGGGCGGGCGGTGCACTGTGGACCGGCTGCCGACCGGTGGGACGCGGGTGCTGTGGACGGCGCCGCTGAGCCCCGCACCCGGCTGA
- a CDS encoding serine/threonine-protein kinase, whose translation MLGALLPDDPPEVGSYRLLNRLGRGGMGRVYLGVSRGGRLVAVKVVRADLGDDPDFRRRFAREVTAARAVSGFYTAQVVDADPDADAPWLVTSYIPGPTLHEAVKQEGPLPPSALSTLGAGLAEGLGAIHACEVVHRDLKPSNVILAEDGPRVIDFGIARAVNETHTAEVFGTPAFMSPEQAKGEPVGAPADVFALGSLLVFAATGRGPFSGGESQAILYRVVHEAPDLSGLDQLPGELARIISTCLAKDPDDRPTAKQLLDSLADMTGDRTRWLPAEVVSMIDERRTATIAATKIDPLAGQALAPAPAPAPVVPSPSGTLPAPLPPPTLSSPPLPATHSSPHPPSTLPPATLSGPQPPPTFPPPHPLAGQFHAPPPPHMPPARTTPVGLIVLGSVLGGATLVALIVIVVLNLGSGPSSHQATPTPSSATTTSDDYPTESSSASTTAETSSNGGSLDDAATDRTPFTLDAFMPDDFTDDTGKRHTYEAGSTNECTDSVSDEVRSVLAENGCSQMMVANFIDDDVQIITTVWVFPFADYATASAVEEKFDAMDYLQLGCWDPNSGRGAGVCDGDVDGADEWQYIGQDHRYVIVAQSKYIDLRGDDSGDPALQSAGSEARSTVGPQNYGG comes from the coding sequence TTGCTGGGTGCTCTGCTGCCGGACGATCCGCCGGAGGTGGGGTCGTACCGCCTGCTGAACCGCCTGGGGCGCGGCGGGATGGGCCGGGTGTACCTGGGCGTGTCGCGCGGCGGACGGCTGGTCGCGGTCAAGGTGGTGCGGGCGGATCTCGGCGACGATCCGGACTTCCGGCGCCGGTTCGCGCGGGAGGTCACCGCCGCTCGCGCCGTGTCGGGCTTCTACACCGCACAGGTGGTCGACGCCGATCCCGACGCCGATGCGCCGTGGCTGGTCACCTCCTACATCCCCGGCCCGACGCTGCACGAGGCCGTGAAGCAGGAGGGGCCGCTGCCGCCATCGGCGCTCAGCACGCTCGGCGCGGGCCTGGCCGAGGGGCTCGGCGCCATCCACGCGTGCGAGGTGGTGCACCGCGACCTCAAGCCCAGCAACGTGATCCTGGCCGAGGACGGCCCGCGGGTGATCGACTTCGGCATCGCGCGAGCGGTGAACGAGACCCACACCGCGGAGGTCTTCGGAACACCCGCGTTCATGTCGCCTGAGCAGGCCAAGGGCGAGCCGGTCGGAGCACCCGCCGACGTGTTCGCCCTGGGTTCGCTGCTGGTGTTCGCCGCGACCGGTCGCGGACCGTTCAGCGGCGGCGAGTCGCAGGCGATCCTGTACCGCGTCGTGCACGAAGCACCCGACCTGTCCGGTCTCGACCAGCTGCCGGGCGAGCTCGCCCGGATCATCAGCACCTGCCTGGCCAAGGACCCGGACGACCGGCCGACGGCCAAGCAGCTGCTCGACTCCCTCGCCGACATGACCGGCGACCGGACCCGCTGGCTGCCCGCGGAAGTCGTCAGCATGATCGACGAGCGCCGGACGGCGACCATCGCCGCGACCAAGATCGACCCGCTGGCCGGGCAGGCCCTCGCACCGGCCCCGGCACCCGCGCCGGTCGTCCCTTCCCCGTCGGGCACGCTACCTGCGCCATTGCCGCCGCCGACGCTCTCATCGCCGCCCCTACCGGCCACGCACTCCTCGCCACACCCGCCGTCCACGCTTCCCCCGGCCACGCTCTCCGGGCCTCAACCGCCACCCACGTTCCCCCCACCGCACCCGCTGGCCGGACAGTTCCACGCGCCCCCTCCGCCGCACATGCCACCGGCCAGGACGACTCCGGTCGGGCTCATCGTTCTCGGTTCGGTGCTCGGCGGCGCCACGCTGGTCGCGCTGATCGTGATCGTCGTGCTCAACCTCGGTTCCGGCCCGAGCAGCCACCAGGCCACACCGACACCGTCATCCGCGACCACCACGTCGGACGACTACCCGACGGAATCGTCCTCGGCCTCCACGACGGCTGAGACGAGCTCCAACGGCGGGTCGCTCGACGACGCCGCGACCGACCGGACCCCGTTCACCCTGGACGCGTTCATGCCGGACGACTTCACCGACGACACCGGCAAGCGGCACACCTACGAGGCCGGCTCCACCAACGAATGCACCGATTCGGTCTCCGACGAGGTCCGCTCGGTGCTGGCGGAGAACGGCTGCTCGCAGATGATGGTGGCCAACTTCATCGACGACGACGTGCAGATCATCACCACGGTCTGGGTCTTCCCGTTCGCCGACTACGCCACGGCGTCCGCTGTGGAGGAGAAGTTCGACGCCATGGACTACCTGCAGCTCGGCTGCTGGGACCCGAACTCCGGCCGCGGCGCGGGAGTGTGCGACGGGGACGTGGACGGCGCGGACGAGTGGCAGTACATCGGCCAGGACCACCGCTACGTGATCGTCGCCCAGTCCAAGTACATCGACCTGAGAGGCGACGACTCCGGCGACCCGGCCCTGCAGTCGGCGGGCAGCGAAGCCCGCAGCACCGTCGGCCCCCAGAACTACGGAGGCTGA
- a CDS encoding carbohydrate ABC transporter permease, whose amino-acid sequence MMRTGNPIGRWALTALTWLIAILFVFPVLWMVLTSFKQESDAYTNPPKVVFTPTLDQFAGVLERGFLPYLANSAFVTVTSTLLVLLLAVPAAYVLSISAVPGTRDALGFFLSTKMLPIVAAIIPLYVISQNLKLLDNVWALVVLYTAMNLPLAIWMMRSFFLEVPREMVEAGRIDGAKLPTLLFRVVLPVVAPGIAATALICVIFSWTEFFYAVNLTAAQAGTVPVFLVGFITSEGLYWAQLSAAAFLASLPVMIIGWAAQNHLVRGLSMGAVK is encoded by the coding sequence ATGATGCGAACCGGCAACCCCATCGGCCGCTGGGCGCTGACCGCGCTGACCTGGCTGATCGCGATCCTGTTCGTGTTCCCGGTGCTGTGGATGGTGCTCACCTCGTTCAAGCAGGAGAGCGACGCCTACACCAACCCGCCGAAGGTGGTGTTCACCCCGACGCTGGATCAGTTCGCCGGCGTGCTGGAGCGCGGATTCCTGCCGTACCTGGCGAATTCGGCGTTCGTGACGGTGACCTCCACGCTGCTCGTGCTGCTGCTGGCGGTGCCCGCGGCGTACGTGCTGTCCATCTCCGCGGTCCCCGGAACCCGTGACGCGCTGGGCTTCTTCCTGTCGACGAAGATGCTGCCGATCGTCGCGGCGATCATCCCGCTGTACGTGATCTCGCAGAACCTCAAGCTGCTGGACAACGTCTGGGCGCTGGTGGTCCTCTACACCGCGATGAACCTGCCGCTGGCGATCTGGATGATGCGCTCGTTCTTCCTGGAAGTCCCCAGGGAGATGGTCGAAGCGGGCCGCATCGACGGCGCCAAGCTGCCGACGCTGCTGTTCCGCGTGGTGCTCCCGGTGGTGGCCCCCGGCATCGCCGCCACCGCGCTGATCTGCGTGATCTTCTCCTGGACGGAGTTCTTCTACGCGGTCAACCTGACGGCGGCGCAGGCGGGCACGGTGCCGGTCTTCCTGGTCGGCTTCATCACCAGCGAAGGCCTCTACTGGGCCCAGCTGAGCGCGGCGGCCTTCCTCGCCTCCCTCCCGGTGATGATCATCGGCTGGGCGGCCCAGAACCACCTCGTCCGGGGCCTGTCCATGGGCGCGGTGAAGTAA
- a CDS encoding carbohydrate ABC transporter permease, whose amino-acid sequence MTQTATKPTAAPPVATRKPIGKWSREAWLRRAPLMPALLFTILVTQIPFLLTVFYSFQSWNLVRPGSRHFVGLRNYIDVFADSQFRGAMFNTVLLTVVCVLVAMLLGLGLALLLDRQFLGRGVVRTLLITPFLILPAAGALLWKTTMFDPTYGLLNFAFGTKIDWLSQFPLASVMAQVVWQWTPFMMLLILAGLQAQSKEVLEAAAVDGAGRWRTFASITLPQLGRYLQLAVLLGAIYIVNSFDAIYLMTQGGPGTASTNLPFYIYQRAFEGFDVGQSSAMGVIVVVLTLIVATFALRLMFRTFGVSEVR is encoded by the coding sequence ATGACGCAGACGGCCACCAAACCCACCGCAGCGCCGCCGGTTGCGACCAGGAAGCCCATCGGCAAGTGGTCGCGCGAAGCATGGCTGCGCCGCGCGCCGCTGATGCCCGCGCTGCTGTTCACCATCCTGGTCACCCAGATCCCGTTCCTGCTGACGGTGTTCTACTCGTTCCAGTCCTGGAACCTGGTGCGCCCGGGCTCCCGCCACTTCGTGGGGCTGCGCAACTACATCGACGTGTTCGCCGACAGCCAGTTCCGCGGCGCGATGTTCAACACGGTGCTGCTCACGGTGGTGTGCGTGCTGGTGGCGATGCTGCTGGGCCTCGGCCTGGCACTGCTGCTGGACCGGCAGTTCCTGGGCCGCGGCGTGGTGCGCACGCTGCTGATCACGCCGTTCCTGATCCTGCCCGCGGCCGGTGCGCTGCTGTGGAAGACGACCATGTTCGACCCGACCTACGGACTGCTGAACTTCGCCTTCGGCACCAAGATCGACTGGTTGTCGCAGTTCCCGCTGGCCTCGGTGATGGCGCAGGTCGTCTGGCAGTGGACGCCGTTCATGATGCTGCTGATCCTGGCCGGGCTGCAGGCCCAGTCCAAGGAGGTGCTGGAGGCCGCCGCGGTCGACGGCGCGGGCCGGTGGCGCACGTTCGCCTCGATCACCCTGCCGCAGCTGGGCCGCTACCTGCAGCTGGCCGTGCTGCTCGGCGCGATCTACATCGTGAACAGCTTCGACGCGATCTACCTGATGACGCAGGGCGGTCCCGGCACCGCGAGCACGAACCTGCCGTTCTACATCTACCAGCGCGCCTTCGAGGGCTTCGACGTCGGCCAGTCCTCGGCCATGGGCGTGATCGTGGTGGTGCTGACCCTGATCGTGGCGACCTTCGCGCTGCGCCTGATGTTCCGGACCTTCGGCGTTAGCGAGGTGCGATGA
- a CDS encoding response regulator, giving the protein MREPGETTVFLVDDHEVVRLGLVDLLDSEEDLVVVGQASSVSEALARVPAVRPDVAVLDVRLPDGNGVELCRELRSRLPALQCLMLTSFNDKQAMLDAMLAGAAGYVVKNIKGMELASAVRRVGAGKMLLGEQETTSLVNKLRAELDGTSKLPDLTGQERILLDCIRQGMTNRQIADRMFLAEKTVKNYVSRLLSKLGLQSRTQAAVLATRLRHHPET; this is encoded by the coding sequence GTGCGTGAGCCCGGCGAGACCACCGTGTTCCTGGTCGACGACCACGAGGTCGTGCGGCTGGGGCTGGTCGACCTGCTCGACTCCGAGGAGGACCTGGTGGTGGTCGGGCAGGCTTCCTCGGTGAGCGAGGCGCTGGCCCGCGTCCCCGCGGTCCGCCCCGATGTGGCCGTGCTGGACGTGCGGCTGCCGGACGGCAACGGCGTCGAGCTGTGCCGGGAGCTGCGGTCCCGGCTGCCCGCGCTGCAGTGCCTCATGCTGACGTCGTTCAACGACAAGCAGGCCATGCTCGACGCGATGCTGGCCGGAGCCGCCGGCTACGTCGTGAAGAACATCAAGGGGATGGAGCTCGCCTCGGCCGTGCGCCGGGTCGGGGCGGGCAAGATGCTGCTCGGCGAGCAGGAGACCACCTCGCTGGTGAACAAGCTGCGCGCCGAGCTCGACGGCACCTCGAAGCTGCCGGACCTGACCGGGCAGGAGCGGATCCTGCTGGACTGCATCCGGCAGGGGATGACCAACCGGCAGATCGCCGACCGGATGTTCCTGGCCGAGAAGACCGTCAAGAACTACGTCTCCCGGCTGCTGAGCAAGCTCGGCCTGCAGAGCCGCACCCAGGCCGCCGTGCTGGCCACCCGGTTGCGCCACCACCCGGAGACGTGA
- a CDS encoding zinc-dependent alcohol dehydrogenase family protein, whose protein sequence is MRAAIIDQPGSIRVGEVPDPKPGDGQLVIKVGACGICGTDLHIADGHFPPTPYPIVPGHEFAGEVVELGTEVPGDWKVGDRVAVDPSLFCGYCTPCRSGHGNLCANWNATGDTVDGAFAEYVVIPANTAYRMPDSMTWEQGALVEPVSCAVHGVRQIGVEAGEKFLVVGAGTMGLLMQQLLQRGGAQVSVVDRNAARLERATKLGAVAVSTDVAELDQRFDAAVDCTGAAPAIEAAFDSLRRGGRLLVFGVAPAEARISLSPFRIYNDEIKIVGSMAVLHSYGAALELVASGAVDTDSLLTDTLPLEEFPAALDLMRSGAGLKVQVLPGGVNAK, encoded by the coding sequence ATGCGCGCCGCGATCATCGATCAGCCCGGCTCCATCAGGGTGGGCGAGGTGCCCGACCCGAAACCGGGCGACGGTCAGCTGGTGATCAAGGTCGGTGCGTGCGGCATCTGCGGCACCGACCTGCACATCGCCGACGGGCACTTCCCGCCCACGCCCTACCCGATCGTGCCGGGCCACGAGTTCGCCGGTGAGGTCGTCGAGCTCGGCACCGAGGTGCCGGGCGACTGGAAGGTCGGCGACCGGGTCGCCGTCGACCCTTCGCTGTTCTGCGGCTACTGCACGCCCTGCCGCTCGGGCCACGGCAACCTCTGCGCGAACTGGAACGCCACCGGCGACACCGTCGACGGCGCCTTCGCCGAGTACGTGGTGATCCCCGCCAACACCGCCTACCGGATGCCCGACTCCATGACCTGGGAGCAGGGCGCGCTGGTCGAGCCGGTGTCCTGCGCGGTGCACGGCGTGCGCCAGATCGGTGTCGAAGCGGGGGAGAAGTTCCTCGTGGTCGGCGCGGGCACGATGGGCCTGCTGATGCAGCAGCTGCTCCAGCGCGGCGGCGCGCAGGTCTCGGTGGTCGACCGCAACGCGGCACGGCTGGAACGCGCCACGAAGCTCGGCGCGGTCGCGGTGAGCACCGACGTCGCCGAACTCGACCAGCGCTTCGACGCCGCCGTGGACTGCACCGGGGCCGCGCCCGCGATCGAGGCCGCCTTCGACTCGCTGCGCCGCGGCGGGCGGCTGCTGGTGTTCGGCGTCGCCCCGGCCGAAGCGCGGATCTCCCTGTCGCCGTTCCGCATCTACAACGACGAGATCAAGATCGTCGGCTCGATGGCGGTGCTGCACAGCTACGGCGCGGCACTGGAGCTGGTCGCCTCCGGCGCCGTCGACACCGACTCGCTGCTCACCGACACGTTGCCGCTGGAGGAGTTCCCCGCCGCGCTCGACCTGATGCGCAGCGGTGCCGGGCTGAAGGTTCAGGTCCTGCCGGGAGGCGTGAATGCGAAGTAG
- a CDS encoding ABC transporter substrate-binding protein: MRSRAKLAVLAVVAMLLSGCAGAGALGAGGRTLVVAIVSNPQMEDAIALSDQFERDNPGIKLKFVQLPENQARAKITASTATEGGEFDVVMISNYETPQWAANGWLENLQPYIDASEGYDADDFIPSIRDSLSHEGSMYAVPFYGESSFVAYRKDLFAQAGLTMPERPTWEQIAEFAARLDNKAAGVAGICLRGKPGWGESLAPFSTVANTFGARWFDENWNAQLTSPEFRAAAEFYVGLVRDHGEIGASSAGFTECGTRYGQGEAAMWYDATVMAGTNEDPASSEVVGKSGYVAAPVMRTETSGWLYTWSLAMPKVAQDKDAAWRFMRWMTDKDFVRTVGTTFGWNRVPPGCRLSTYQIPEYQQAAQAYAPATLAGIDSANQRNTMVNPVPYPGIQFVGIPEFQDLGTRVSQQLSAAVAGQISVEEALQQSQEYAESVGAAYRETR; encoded by the coding sequence ATGCGAAGTAGAGCCAAGCTGGCCGTGCTCGCGGTCGTCGCGATGCTGCTCAGCGGCTGCGCGGGCGCGGGAGCGCTGGGCGCGGGCGGCCGGACGCTGGTCGTGGCGATCGTGTCCAACCCGCAGATGGAGGACGCCATCGCGCTGTCCGACCAGTTTGAGCGGGACAACCCGGGCATCAAGCTGAAGTTCGTGCAGCTGCCGGAGAACCAGGCGCGCGCGAAGATCACCGCGTCGACCGCCACCGAGGGCGGCGAGTTCGACGTGGTGATGATCAGCAACTACGAGACCCCGCAGTGGGCGGCGAACGGCTGGCTGGAGAACCTGCAGCCCTACATCGACGCCAGCGAGGGATACGACGCCGACGACTTCATCCCCAGCATCCGCGACTCGCTGTCGCACGAGGGCTCGATGTACGCGGTGCCGTTCTACGGCGAGTCGTCGTTCGTGGCCTACCGCAAGGACCTTTTCGCCCAGGCCGGGCTGACCATGCCGGAACGGCCCACCTGGGAGCAGATCGCCGAGTTCGCCGCGCGCCTGGACAACAAGGCAGCGGGCGTGGCCGGGATCTGCCTGCGCGGCAAGCCGGGCTGGGGCGAGAGCCTCGCCCCGTTCTCCACGGTGGCCAACACCTTCGGCGCCCGCTGGTTCGACGAGAACTGGAACGCCCAGCTGACGTCGCCGGAGTTCCGCGCCGCCGCGGAGTTCTACGTCGGCCTGGTGCGCGACCACGGCGAGATCGGCGCCTCCAGCGCGGGCTTCACCGAGTGCGGCACGCGCTACGGCCAGGGCGAAGCGGCGATGTGGTACGACGCGACGGTCATGGCGGGCACCAACGAGGACCCGGCCAGCAGCGAGGTCGTCGGCAAGTCCGGCTACGTGGCCGCCCCGGTGATGCGCACCGAGACCAGCGGCTGGCTCTACACCTGGTCGCTGGCCATGCCGAAGGTCGCCCAGGACAAGGACGCCGCGTGGCGGTTCATGCGCTGGATGACCGACAAGGACTTCGTCCGCACCGTGGGCACCACGTTCGGCTGGAACCGGGTGCCGCCGGGCTGCCGGCTGTCGACCTACCAGATCCCGGAGTACCAGCAGGCCGCGCAGGCCTACGCCCCGGCGACGCTGGCCGGCATCGACAGCGCCAACCAGCGCAACACGATGGTGAACCCGGTGCCCTACCCGGGGATCCAGTTCGTCGGCATCCCCGAGTTCCAGGACCTAGGGACGCGGGTGAGCCAGCAGCTCTCGGCGGCCGTCGCCGGGCAGATCTCGGTGGAGGAAGCGCTGCAGCAGTCCCAGGAATACGCCGAGTCCGTCGGCGCGGCTTACCGGGAGACCAGATGA